The genomic stretch CAGGGCCGCGCCGATGTCTCCCAGCAGCGGCTGGTTGTAATAGAGGTTCGCGACGGTGGCGCCCGAGGCGGCGGCCATCAGCCACACGAGCCCGGTGGACAGAGCGGTGTGGGGAGCTTCCGGAGGGGAATGCGTCGGCATGGCGGCGGGCGGACTCTCGCGCCGCGCCCTGCCGGGGTCCAGACCTGTGTAGGCTCCCGGGAATGACAGGTCCGGATTCCGCACGGGGCGGCTTGCCCGTCATCGACATGGCGTCACTGTTCGATGCATCCCGCGTCACCGAGCGTGCGCGCGTCGCGCGTGAAATCGAGCAGGCCTGTCGCGACAGCGGCTTCTTCTACGTGACGGGCCACGGCGTGTCCGGCGAGGTGCTCGCGCGGTTGGAGCGGGAGAGCCACCGCTTCTTCGCGCTGCCCCGGGCGGCGAAGGAGGCCATCGCCATGTCGATGGGCGGTGTCGCGTGGCGGGGCTGGTTCCCGCTCGGGGGGGAGCTGACCTCGGGGCGTCCGGACCGGAAGGAGGGGTTGTATCTGGGCACGGAGCTCGGAAGCGAGCACCCGCGCGTAAAGGCCGGCTGGCCGTTGCACGGCGCCAACCTGTGGCCCACGGAGGTGCCGGAGCTGCGCGCGGCGGTGCTCGACTACATGGCGGCCTGCACGCGCGCCGCGCATGCGCTGATGGAGGGCGTGGCGCTGAGTCTGGGCCTGGACGCGGACTACTTCCGGCGGCACTACACGGCGGACCCGACGGTGCTCTTCCGCGTCTTCCATTACCCCGCCGAGCCCCAGTGCGAGGAGGAGAGCTGGGGCGTGGGCGAGCACACCGACTACGGCCTGCTCACGCTGCTGGCCCAGGACGACAACGGCGGGTTGCAGGTGAAGACGCCGCGCGGCTGGATGGAGGCACCGCCGCTGCCCGGGACGCTGGTGTGCAACATCGGCGACATGCTCGACCGGATGACAGGCGGCTGGTACCGCTCCACGCCGCACCGGGTGAAGAACGTGAGCGGCAAGGACAGGCTATCCTTCCCACTCTTCTTCGACCCGGACTTCGCCGCCGAGGTCCACCCCCTGCCACGCGGCGCGGGCGCTGACGTGGACGTGGACCGCGCACGCCGCTGGGACGGCGCCAGCGTCCACGCCTTCCAGGGGACCTACGGCGACTACCTGCTGGGCAAGGTGTCCAAGGTGTTTCCGGAGCTGGTGCGGCGGGTGTGGGAGCGCGCGCCCACGGCACTGCCGGAGGAGACACCCCGAGGACCGTTACCGCGTTGACGGAGCCCGGGTCGCGTGCTTGAGAGCGCTGCGCCGGATGGCGAGATTCGGCGCGTCCACACCGCTCGCCGACCAGGAGACATCACGATGATGACCATCAGCGCGTTCAAGTGGGTTCCGCCGTTCGCACAGGGACTGGTGAGGGACCTCCGGGTGCGGTGGGCGCTCGAAGAGGCGGGGCTGCCGTACCAGGTGCGGCTCATCGACAACAAAGTCCAGGCCTCGCCCGACTACCGCAAGCTCCAGCCCTTCGGTCAGGTGCCGGTGCTGGAGGAGGACGGCCTCGTCCTCTTTGAATCAGGCGCCATCGTCCTCCACATCGCCAACAAGTGTGAGGCGCTGCTGCCGGCGGACGCGGCGGGCAGGGCTCGCGCGGTGACGTGGCTCTTCGCGGCGCTCAACTCCATTGAAATCATGATTCAGCCGCTCGCCGAGGTGGACCTGTTCTTCGCCCAGGAGGAGTGGGCGAAGCTGCGCAGGCCGGGCGTCGTGGAAGCGCTGAAGGAGCGCCTGGGCGAACTCGCGGCGCATCTGGGTGAGCGCGAGTACCTGGAGGACCGCTTCAGCGCGGGCGACCTGATGATGGTGACGGTGCTCCGCATCCTTCGGCACACGGACGTGCTCGACGGCTTTCCCACGCTGAAGGCCTACAAGGAACGCTGTGAGGCCCGGCCCGCGTTCCAGCGCGCCCTGGCGGCCCAGATGGAGCCGTTCCAGCAGCCTCGCGCTTGAGCGTCTGGGGGACCAGCCGGACGTAAGTGCCTGAAATGAGGGGCCTTTCGAGGCCCTAAAATGAAGGTTGAAAAGAATCCATCCGGACGGCATGTTTCGGGCGCATGACGAGCGCGCACCAACGCAAGAAGCAGCCCGACGTCATCCGCGCGCAGCTTCTCCGCGCCGCGGCGGAGCTCGTCACGCAGGGGGGGACCCAGGCCGTGACGCTCGAGGCTGTCGCGGCCCACGCGGGGGTGACGAAGGGCGGCCTCCAGCATCATTTCAAGAGCAAGCAGCTGCTGCTCGACGCGCTGTTCGATGAGATGAACCAGCAGTTCATCGAGTCGTTCCACGCGAACATCGCGGACGACCCGGACGCTCATGGGCGCGAGGCACGTGCGTATCTCCGTGCCATGGTCTCCAGCCCCGCCAACCCCGAGCAGATCCGGGGATTGAGGGCGCTGATTGGAAGCATGATGGTGGAGCCCGACCTTCGTGAACGCTGGAACTGCAGCTGGCAGGAAGACCTCCAGCTGAAGTCCGGTGAGGTCAGTCCCCAGGACATCAATTCCCTCATCTGCCGACTCGCGGCTGACGGCTTGTGGCTCGCGGACCTGCTCGAGGACCAGGGAATCGGGCCTGAGGTGAGGGCCGCGGTCATCCGAAGGCTTGAGGAACTCACACGGGAGTAGGCGCCCATCACCGTCAGTGTGTCCGCATCCGGCTGACACCTCGGTCCGGAGTTCGTCTGTCAGGAGTCTCCGTGAGGGGGCCGTCAGTGACGGGCTTGTGCCTCGATATGTCTCATTCGTCATGTCATCTGCGCTGGAGCAGGTGGCGCTTCATTCCCTGGTTGCTGGCGAACCAGGGCGCGGCTTTGTGAGAAAAGTATGTTTTTGCGTATCTCTCGACGTTTTCGCCAGACGACAATGCCTATCAACAAGTCGACGAGCCTTCTCCTCGCTTGGACGCTGCTCCCGCTTCTCGCTTGTGACGGCAAGCAGGAGGAAGCGGCCTTCGCACCGCCGGTCCAGGAGGTGTCCACGCTGAAGGTGAAGGGGGAGGCCGTTGTCCTTCACGACGAATTCCCCGCGCGTGTCTCCGCGTTCCGGGTCGCGGAAGTCCGCCCGCAGGTGGGTGGGCTCGTGCGCAGCCGGCGCTTCTCCGAGGGCGACACGGTCCAGAAAGGGCAGCCGCTCTACCAACTGGAAGCGGCGGTGTTCCGCGCGAACGTGGAAGGCGCGGCGGCGGCCCATTCGGCCAGTGAGGCCGGGCGGCTCCAGGCGGAGTTGCATGCGGGGCGCATCCAGTCCCTCTTCGAAAAAGGCGCGAGCACCCAGCAGGCCCACGATGACGCCCGGGCCGCGCTCGCCATCGCGAACGCGGAGGTGGCGCGTGCCCGCGCGGCGCTGGACAGGGCCCGCGTCGACCTGGACTACGCCACGATTACCGCCCCCATCGCGGGGCACATCGGCATCTCCCAGGTCAACGAAGGCGCGCTCGTCGGCCCCGCGGATGCCACGCCGTTGAGCGTCATCCAGCAGATTGACCGCGTCTTCGTCGACATCAAGTCACCCGTGGAGCGCGCGGCGGGCTTGCAGTCACTCCAGGGAGGCACCGGAGAGGTGGGAGCGGAGGTCATCGTGCTCTCCTCGGCGGGGACGCCCTATCCGGAGCGCGGCCGGGTCCAGTTCTCGGACATCTCGGTCGACCCCGGTTCCGGCGAGCTTACGGTGCGCGCCCTGGTCCCCAACGCGCAACGCAAGCTCCTGCCAGGCATGTTCGTGAAGGCGCGCGTCGTGCTCGGAGAGGTGGCCGATGCGCTCCTCGTTCCCCAGCAGGCCGTGCTTCACGACGCGCAGGGCCAGGCGCAGGTCTTCATCATCCGAGAGGACAACACCGCGGAGGCGCGCAACGTCCGCGCCGGCCGCATCGTCAGCGGACGTTACCTGGTGGAGGAAGGACTCTCCGCCGGAGAGCGTGTCGTGGTCGAGGGGCAGGACCGTCTTGCGCCAGGCCAGCAGGTCACCCCCGTCGAGTGGCAGCACGCCCCGGCCTCGCGCTGAACCTGGAGTAAGCCGTGCCAAGATTCTTCATTGAACGCCCGGTCTTCGCCTGGGTGATTGCCATCTTCATCGTGCTCGCCGGAGCCATCTCCATTCCCCGGCTTCCCATCGAGCGCTACCCGTCCATCGCGCCGCCGAGCGTGACGATTACCGCCACCTATCCCGGCGCCACGCCGGCCGCGATGAACGACAGCGTCGTGTCGTTGATTGAGCGCGGCCTGTCCGGCGTGAAGAACATCCTGTACTTCGAGTCGTCGAGCGACACGTCGGGCGTCGCGCAAATCGTGGTGACGTTCGCGCCCGGAACGGACCCGGACCTGGCGCAGGTCGACATCCAGAACCGCCTGAAGACAGTCGAATCGCGGCTGCCGCAGATGGTCCGGCAGCTCGGGCTCCAGGTGGAGACGACCACCACCAACTTCCTGCTCTTCTCCACGCTCGTGTCGAGCGACGGCCGCTACGACGAGGCCGAGCTGGGTGACTTCCTGAGCCGGAACGTGGTCGAGGACCTGCGGCGCGTGCCCGGCGTGGGACGCGTCCAGCTCTTCACGCCGGCCCGCGCGCTGCGCGTCTGGTTGGACCCGGAGCGGCTCATCTCGCATGGAATCTCCGTGGACGAGGTCGCGGCCGCGATTCGCGCCCAGAACGCGGAGGCGTCTCCCGGACGGCTGGGGGACATGCCCGCGGTTCCAGGCCAGCGCGTCACCACCCCCCTGATGCTCCAGGGGCAGCTCCTGGACGTCGCGGACTTCGAGCGCGTCATCATCCGGGCCAATCCGGATGGTTCGAACGTGCTGCTCAAGGAACTCGCCAAGGTGGAGCTGGGGCCCCAGAGCTACGCCTCATCCACCCGGCAGAATGGGAAGAACGCCGCCACGTTCGGCGTGCAGCTGGCCCCGGGGGCGAACGCGCTCGATACCTCCGAGCGCATCCGCGAGCGGATGGCGGACCTCTCCCGGGCGTTCCCCGCGGGCGTCGAGTACACGATTCCGTATGACGCGGCGCCGTTCGTGCGCGTCTCCATCCAGAAGGTCGTTCAGACTTTCTTCGAGGCGATGCTGCTCGTCTTCGCGGTGATGTATCTCTTCCTGCAGAGCGTGCGTTACACGCTGATTCCCGCCATCGTCGCGCCCATCGCGCTGCTGGGAACCTTCGCGGTGATGCTGGCGTCGGGGTTCTCCATCAACGTCCTGACGATGTTCGGCATGGTGCTGGCGATTGGCATCATCGTCGACGACGCCATCGTCGTGGTCGAGAACGTCGAGCGCATCATGGCGGAGGAGGGGCTGTCCCCCCTCGAGGCCACGAAGAAGGCGATGAAGGAAATCACGGGCGCTGTCATCGGCATCACCCTGGTGCTCACGTCCGTGTTCATCCCCATGGCGTTCGCCACGGGCTCCGTCGGCACCATCTACCGCCAGTTCAGCCTGGCGATGGCCGTGTCGATTCTCTTCTCCGCGTTCCTCGCGCTCACGCTCACCCCGGCGCTCTGCGCGACGCTGCTGCGCCCGGTGGAGCCCGGCCACGCGGGGAAGCGCCGCGGCTTCTTCGGCGGGTTCAACCGGCTGCTGGAGCGGGTGACGGGGCGCTATGCGAACTGGACCCGGGCCATTGTCGGACGCCTGGGCCGGGCGTTCTTCGCGTACGCGGTGGTGGTCGCGATGGTCGCCCTGGCGTTCTGGCGGCTGCCGGGCGCCTTCTTCCCGGAGGAGGACCAGGGGTTCCTCAACGTCTCGGTGCAGCTCCCGTCAGACGCCACGGCCGAGCGGACGAACAGCGTGCTCGGGGAACTGGAGTCCTTCTTGAGCGAGCGCAAGGGCATCCAGGACGTGCTGACCATCCAGGGCTTCGGCTTCTTCGGCTCGGGGGCGAACGCCGGTCTCATGTTCGTGATGATGCGCGACTGGGACCAGCGCCAGGGTGAGACGGCGGCGGGTGAGGTCGCCGCCGCCAACGCGCGCTTCGCCTCTCCGCGCGAGGGCATGGTCATCAACGTGCTTCCGCCCGCGGTGGACGGGCTCGGCAACAGCGCGGGCTTCGCCATGCGGCTGGAGGACCGCTCCGGACACGGCACCAAGGCGCTCAACGACGCCATGAACCACGTCCTCCGGCGTGCCTCGGAGAGCCAGGTCATCGCCTTCCCGTATCAGGAGGGCTTGCCGGAGGGCTCGATGGTGCGAATCCAGGTCGACCGCGAGCGCGCGGCGGCGCTGGGTGTGTCGTTCGCGGAAATCAACTCGGTCATCTCCACCGCGCTGGGGTCGACGTACGTCAACGACTTCCCCAACAAGGGCTACATGCAGCAAATCATCCTCCAGGCGCGCGCGGAGTCCCGCATGCAGGTGGAGGACGTGCTCAAGCTCCCCGTGCGCAACGCGCGCGGGCAGATGGTGCCCCTGTCCTCGGTGGCCGAGCCCATCTGGGAGCGGGGGCCCATGCAGTTGGTCCGCTACAACGGCTACCCCGCCGTGCGCATCGCCGGAGCGGCGGCACCCGGCTTCAGCAGCGGTGACGCCATGGCGGAGATGGAGCGCATCGCTGGCGAGCTCCCACCCGGCTTCGCGGTGGAGTGGACGGGGCTCTCCTTCCAGGAGCGGCTCTCCGGCTCGGAGGCCCCCATCCTCCTGGCGCTGTCGATGCTCGTCGTCTTCCTGGTGCTGGCGGCGCTCTACGAGAGCTGGTCGATTCCGCTGTCGGTCATGCTCGTCGTGCCGCTGGGACTCATCGGCGCGCTGGTGGCGGTGATGTCTCGCGGGTTGATGAACGACATCTTCTTCAAGGTGGGCCTCATCACCATCATCGGCCTGTCCGCGAAGAACGCGATTCTCATCGTCGAGTTCGCCAAGCAGCTCGAGGAGCAGGGACGTTCACCGCTCCAGGCCGCGGTGGAGGCGGCGCGGCTGCGCTTCCGTCCCATCCTGATGACGTCGCTCGCCTTCGCGCTGGGCGTGGTGCCGCTGGTGGTGGCCAGCGGCGCGAGCGCGGAGACGCAGCGGGCCATCGGCACGGGCGTGTTCGGCGGCATGGTGTCCGGCACCGTCCTGGCCATCTTCCTGGTCCCCGCCTTCTACGTCGCCGTGCGGAGCCTGCTCAGACACCGCGCCTCCGCCACGGCGGCGCCGTTGGTGAAGGAGGAACCGGCGGGGAATCACTGATGCGGTCGCTGGCGGGCACGCACCCGCCCGCCAGCGCCGCGGCACGGCT from Myxococcus xanthus encodes the following:
- a CDS encoding efflux RND transporter periplasmic adaptor subunit, which codes for MPINKSTSLLLAWTLLPLLACDGKQEEAAFAPPVQEVSTLKVKGEAVVLHDEFPARVSAFRVAEVRPQVGGLVRSRRFSEGDTVQKGQPLYQLEAAVFRANVEGAAAAHSASEAGRLQAELHAGRIQSLFEKGASTQQAHDDARAALAIANAEVARARAALDRARVDLDYATITAPIAGHIGISQVNEGALVGPADATPLSVIQQIDRVFVDIKSPVERAAGLQSLQGGTGEVGAEVIVLSSAGTPYPERGRVQFSDISVDPGSGELTVRALVPNAQRKLLPGMFVKARVVLGEVADALLVPQQAVLHDAQGQAQVFIIREDNTAEARNVRAGRIVSGRYLVEEGLSAGERVVVEGQDRLAPGQQVTPVEWQHAPASR
- a CDS encoding multidrug efflux RND transporter permease subunit, giving the protein MPRFFIERPVFAWVIAIFIVLAGAISIPRLPIERYPSIAPPSVTITATYPGATPAAMNDSVVSLIERGLSGVKNILYFESSSDTSGVAQIVVTFAPGTDPDLAQVDIQNRLKTVESRLPQMVRQLGLQVETTTTNFLLFSTLVSSDGRYDEAELGDFLSRNVVEDLRRVPGVGRVQLFTPARALRVWLDPERLISHGISVDEVAAAIRAQNAEASPGRLGDMPAVPGQRVTTPLMLQGQLLDVADFERVIIRANPDGSNVLLKELAKVELGPQSYASSTRQNGKNAATFGVQLAPGANALDTSERIRERMADLSRAFPAGVEYTIPYDAAPFVRVSIQKVVQTFFEAMLLVFAVMYLFLQSVRYTLIPAIVAPIALLGTFAVMLASGFSINVLTMFGMVLAIGIIVDDAIVVVENVERIMAEEGLSPLEATKKAMKEITGAVIGITLVLTSVFIPMAFATGSVGTIYRQFSLAMAVSILFSAFLALTLTPALCATLLRPVEPGHAGKRRGFFGGFNRLLERVTGRYANWTRAIVGRLGRAFFAYAVVVAMVALAFWRLPGAFFPEEDQGFLNVSVQLPSDATAERTNSVLGELESFLSERKGIQDVLTIQGFGFFGSGANAGLMFVMMRDWDQRQGETAAGEVAAANARFASPREGMVINVLPPAVDGLGNSAGFAMRLEDRSGHGTKALNDAMNHVLRRASESQVIAFPYQEGLPEGSMVRIQVDRERAAALGVSFAEINSVISTALGSTYVNDFPNKGYMQQIILQARAESRMQVEDVLKLPVRNARGQMVPLSSVAEPIWERGPMQLVRYNGYPAVRIAGAAAPGFSSGDAMAEMERIAGELPPGFAVEWTGLSFQERLSGSEAPILLALSMLVVFLVLAALYESWSIPLSVMLVVPLGLIGALVAVMSRGLMNDIFFKVGLITIIGLSAKNAILIVEFAKQLEEQGRSPLQAAVEAARLRFRPILMTSLAFALGVVPLVVASGASAETQRAIGTGVFGGMVSGTVLAIFLVPAFYVAVRSLLRHRASATAAPLVKEEPAGNH
- a CDS encoding isopenicillin N synthase family dioxygenase codes for the protein MTGPDSARGGLPVIDMASLFDASRVTERARVAREIEQACRDSGFFYVTGHGVSGEVLARLERESHRFFALPRAAKEAIAMSMGGVAWRGWFPLGGELTSGRPDRKEGLYLGTELGSEHPRVKAGWPLHGANLWPTEVPELRAAVLDYMAACTRAAHALMEGVALSLGLDADYFRRHYTADPTVLFRVFHYPAEPQCEEESWGVGEHTDYGLLTLLAQDDNGGLQVKTPRGWMEAPPLPGTLVCNIGDMLDRMTGGWYRSTPHRVKNVSGKDRLSFPLFFDPDFAAEVHPLPRGAGADVDVDRARRWDGASVHAFQGTYGDYLLGKVSKVFPELVRRVWERAPTALPEETPRGPLPR
- a CDS encoding TetR/AcrR family transcriptional regulator is translated as MTSAHQRKKQPDVIRAQLLRAAAELVTQGGTQAVTLEAVAAHAGVTKGGLQHHFKSKQLLLDALFDEMNQQFIESFHANIADDPDAHGREARAYLRAMVSSPANPEQIRGLRALIGSMMVEPDLRERWNCSWQEDLQLKSGEVSPQDINSLICRLAADGLWLADLLEDQGIGPEVRAAVIRRLEELTRE
- a CDS encoding glutathione S-transferase family protein; the protein is MMTISAFKWVPPFAQGLVRDLRVRWALEEAGLPYQVRLIDNKVQASPDYRKLQPFGQVPVLEEDGLVLFESGAIVLHIANKCEALLPADAAGRARAVTWLFAALNSIEIMIQPLAEVDLFFAQEEWAKLRRPGVVEALKERLGELAAHLGEREYLEDRFSAGDLMMVTVLRILRHTDVLDGFPTLKAYKERCEARPAFQRALAAQMEPFQQPRA